Proteins encoded together in one Synechococcus sp. BL107 window:
- a CDS encoding chlororespiratory reduction protein 7 yields the protein MSDPLIRACDDYVVLEPGKPEQLLDVPNTLAWLSRWLQTMDQLPADLADLSSVEAAAQRLLDTACDLELSPGVSIQWFAVRLEPPS from the coding sequence ATGTCTGATCCCTTGATTCGTGCTTGTGATGATTACGTGGTGCTGGAACCCGGCAAGCCAGAACAGCTGCTCGACGTCCCAAATACCCTGGCATGGCTGAGTCGATGGTTGCAGACGATGGATCAGTTGCCAGCTGACTTGGCCGATCTGTCGAGTGTGGAGGCTGCTGCCCAGCGATTGTTGGATACGGCCTGTGATTTGGAGCTCAGCCCGGGAGTCTCGATTCAGTGGTTCGCGGTTCGCTTAGAGCCACCGTCTTAG
- a CDS encoding DUF6816 family protein, with protein MGGNLLALLIGFSILLGGSPAWASPLEQRLELWPNWTLPAPLSRPSSRDDLIYPQWFQGRWEVQSVDLDDLDQPAITHEARFISDSQNRLVGDRAFNANAIGRALLGEQLLRVEDDPKSSNRQMAQLTGDRRLETTVTGRQQQSPNSDTFLADELVLQILHAPGPPRLSQVETLSRYQRCGSGICAEQWQGVYPPPGEKLRDSVQSSHHYQLRFTPLPASAPST; from the coding sequence ATGGGCGGTAATTTGCTTGCGCTTCTGATCGGTTTCTCCATCCTGCTCGGTGGATCCCCCGCATGGGCATCGCCTTTGGAGCAAAGGCTGGAGCTTTGGCCGAATTGGACGTTGCCGGCACCTCTCAGCCGCCCCTCCAGCCGTGATGACCTGATCTATCCGCAATGGTTCCAGGGCCGATGGGAGGTGCAAAGTGTCGACCTCGACGACCTTGACCAGCCCGCCATCACCCACGAGGCGCGCTTCATTTCCGACAGCCAAAACAGGCTGGTGGGGGATCGCGCCTTCAACGCCAATGCCATCGGTCGGGCCCTGCTCGGCGAACAGTTGCTGCGGGTCGAAGACGACCCCAAGTCATCCAATCGTCAGATGGCGCAGCTCACAGGTGATCGACGATTGGAAACCACCGTGACGGGCAGACAGCAGCAGTCCCCCAATTCCGACACGTTTTTAGCCGATGAGTTGGTTCTCCAAATCCTCCACGCACCCGGGCCGCCAAGGTTGAGTCAGGTGGAAACCCTGAGCCGATATCAACGCTGCGGTTCAGGAATCTGCGCCGAACAGTGGCAAGGGGTTTACCCGCCACCAGGAGAAAAGTTGCGCGATTCCGTTCAAAGCAGCCACCACTATCAGCTGCGATTCACACCTCTTCCAGCGTCCGCTCCATCAACTTGA
- a CDS encoding glutathione S-transferase family protein codes for MMELHQFRHSAFCLKVRMVLQAKGLSYRTVEVTPGIGQVAVFRISGQRQVPVLVDGDVVVADSSAIARHLEQREPSPALIPDDVREAAQVQLIEDWADTTLAAAGRSALVQAAAMDPSLRVALLPDDLPDPVRTVMGAIPGGWVGSVTELVNQNDRADLLTSLEKLSASVQQSPWLVGDAMSMADLSVAAQLSLLNFPSSAGAALAGKGVPGLSDHPKLQALFQWRDSLELKLMERTLEEV; via the coding sequence ATGATGGAACTGCATCAATTTCGCCATTCCGCTTTCTGCCTGAAGGTTCGAATGGTGCTACAGGCCAAAGGCCTCAGCTACCGCACCGTTGAAGTCACACCGGGGATTGGCCAGGTCGCTGTCTTTCGAATATCTGGCCAGCGCCAGGTTCCTGTCCTGGTGGATGGTGACGTTGTGGTGGCCGATTCGTCAGCGATTGCTCGACACCTCGAACAACGAGAACCCAGTCCTGCACTGATTCCTGACGATGTGCGTGAGGCGGCTCAGGTGCAACTGATTGAGGATTGGGCCGATACAACATTGGCCGCAGCTGGACGCTCTGCCCTCGTTCAGGCGGCGGCCATGGATCCATCGCTGCGTGTTGCACTACTCCCCGATGATCTCCCTGATCCGGTGCGCACGGTGATGGGTGCGATCCCCGGTGGCTGGGTTGGCAGCGTGACTGAGTTGGTGAATCAGAACGATCGTGCGGATTTGCTCACCAGCCTCGAGAAGTTGTCTGCCTCAGTTCAACAAAGTCCTTGGCTGGTGGGAGATGCCATGTCGATGGCCGACTTATCTGTAGCCGCTCAACTCTCGTTGTTGAACTTTCCATCGTCTGCGGGTGCTGCTTTGGCGGGAAAAGGTGTACCTGGCTTGAGCGACCACCCAAAGTTGCAGGCCCTTTTCCAATGGCGCGACTCACTCGAGCTCAAGTTGATGGAGCGGACGCTGGAAGAGGTGTGA
- a CDS encoding DUF751 family protein: MREFFLNVTRYPRYLVTFTLGVMNSVAEPLAQRRSNPVTAVAMIGALISGFISLSLVLRAMVNGVPMA, from the coding sequence ATGCGGGAGTTTTTCCTCAACGTCACCCGTTATCCGCGTTATTTAGTGACCTTCACGCTCGGGGTGATGAACTCCGTGGCTGAACCCCTCGCCCAGCGACGCAGCAATCCGGTGACGGCGGTAGCCATGATCGGAGCCCTCATCAGCGGTTTCATCAGCCTCTCGTTGGTGCTCCGTGCGATGGTGAATGGAGTACCGATGGCGTAA
- the rbfA gene encoding 30S ribosome-binding factor RbfA has translation MAQGRRVERVAALIRKETSELLINGIRDERVHKGMVSITSVEVAGDLQHCKIFVSIFGEPNDQNEVMEGLEAASGYLRGELGRRLQMRRAPEVKFQLDRGLEKGTSVLGLLNQLEDQRQERGEIPLGSDELQPD, from the coding sequence ATGGCTCAGGGGCGTCGGGTAGAGCGGGTCGCAGCCCTGATCCGCAAAGAAACCAGCGAACTATTGATCAATGGCATCCGCGACGAACGGGTGCACAAAGGAATGGTGAGCATCACCTCCGTGGAAGTGGCTGGGGATCTTCAACACTGCAAGATTTTTGTGAGCATTTTTGGTGAACCCAACGACCAAAATGAAGTCATGGAGGGGCTTGAAGCCGCGAGCGGTTATTTGAGGGGTGAACTTGGGCGTCGTCTCCAGATGCGTCGGGCACCGGAGGTGAAATTTCAATTGGATCGCGGCCTCGAAAAGGGAACATCCGTGCTTGGGCTCCTTAACCAACTCGAAGATCAACGCCAAGAACGCGGTGAAATCCCCCTGGGAAGCGATGAGCTACAGCCCGACTGA
- a CDS encoding glycosyltransferase has product MLSLSMIVRNEEARLAKCLASVEGFADEIVVVDTGSIDGTVAIAEQAGARIDQMEWPGDFAPARNHALKFLTGDWVLVLDADEQLRPEVIPSLKALMAQPDVLVINLLRYEIGAAMAPYSSVSRLFRRHPSIQWSRPYHSMIDESVQALISSEPQWRIANCSEPAILHDGYRPELLAGSDKADRLREAMEDDLKRHPGDPYASAKLGGLLISEGRASEAIPLLRQGLENATAQSSERYELLLHLGLALSESDPDEAVAFYRQALDIPLDTRITLGARLNLAARLMEQNQLDEAIQLTQTATQRAPEVALGWYNLGLMLRKKGEIAAALESYGRSLALDPNNAACHQNHAVARLLGGDIEAARNGFRTAIELLAAQGRTDEARQLRDNVQGIVKLDTELVT; this is encoded by the coding sequence ATGCTCAGCCTTTCCATGATCGTGCGCAACGAAGAGGCACGACTGGCAAAATGCTTAGCCTCCGTAGAGGGGTTCGCCGATGAAATCGTCGTGGTGGACACCGGTTCCATTGACGGCACCGTGGCAATCGCCGAACAAGCCGGGGCCCGCATCGATCAGATGGAGTGGCCTGGGGATTTTGCCCCTGCCCGAAACCATGCTCTGAAATTCCTCACGGGCGATTGGGTGCTGGTGCTGGATGCAGATGAACAACTTCGGCCTGAGGTGATTCCGTCTTTAAAAGCCCTGATGGCCCAGCCCGATGTGCTGGTGATCAACCTGCTTCGCTATGAGATCGGGGCGGCCATGGCTCCCTATTCCAGCGTCAGTCGGTTGTTTCGACGTCATCCCAGCATCCAGTGGAGTCGCCCTTATCACTCGATGATCGATGAGAGCGTTCAGGCGCTGATTTCGTCTGAGCCTCAGTGGCGTATCGCGAATTGCAGCGAACCAGCCATCCTTCATGACGGTTACAGGCCCGAACTTCTCGCTGGCTCCGACAAAGCCGATCGGCTGCGTGAGGCCATGGAGGACGACCTCAAACGACACCCTGGCGATCCCTACGCAAGCGCCAAACTCGGTGGACTCTTGATCAGCGAAGGCCGCGCGTCCGAGGCCATTCCGCTCTTGCGACAAGGCCTTGAAAATGCAACCGCCCAGAGCAGCGAACGTTATGAATTACTCCTTCATCTCGGTTTAGCGCTCAGCGAATCCGATCCAGACGAAGCCGTGGCCTTCTATCGCCAAGCCCTGGACATCCCGCTCGACACCCGCATCACCCTTGGTGCTCGCCTCAACCTGGCAGCGCGATTAATGGAACAGAACCAACTCGATGAGGCGATCCAGCTCACGCAAACCGCCACGCAACGGGCTCCGGAAGTGGCCTTGGGTTGGTACAACCTCGGCTTGATGCTCCGCAAAAAAGGAGAGATCGCCGCGGCCCTCGAGTCCTATGGCCGTTCCCTTGCCTTGGATCCCAACAATGCTGCTTGTCATCAAAACCATGCCGTAGCCAGGTTGCTCGGCGGGGATATCGAAGCCGCCCGCAACGGGTTTCGGACAGCGATTGAACTGTTGGCGGCCCAAGGTCGTACCGATGAGGCCCGCCAACTGCGCGACAACGTTCAAGGAATCGTGAAACTTGATACGGAGCTGGTGACGTGA
- a CDS encoding uroporphyrinogen-III synthase translates to MSLPASRSDQPLQHRTVVVTRAAEQQGEARELLEAKGANVLDLPALVIVPPDHWGPLDDALADLDNFHWLVFSSANGVLAVEQRLQRQQRSLCRLPRSLKIAAVGRKTARLLEELGAPADFVPPSFVAESLIDHFPVSGWGLTMLLPRVQHGGRTVLADAFGEAGVRVVEVAAYDSRCPDHIAEPAATALADGAVDVIAFTSGKTATHTAQLMERRFGSEWEQHFNGVAVVSIGPQTSRCCREHFGRVDAEADPHDLEGLVEACAQAIQSKS, encoded by the coding sequence GTGAGCCTCCCCGCCTCAAGATCGGACCAGCCACTACAACATCGCACCGTGGTCGTCACCCGCGCGGCTGAGCAGCAGGGAGAAGCCAGAGAACTCTTGGAGGCAAAGGGTGCGAACGTTCTGGACCTACCAGCTTTGGTGATTGTTCCGCCAGATCACTGGGGACCACTGGACGATGCATTGGCTGACCTCGACAACTTCCATTGGCTGGTGTTTTCCAGTGCCAATGGTGTTTTGGCCGTTGAACAACGACTTCAACGACAGCAGCGCAGCCTCTGCCGGCTACCGAGAAGCCTAAAAATTGCAGCCGTTGGACGCAAAACAGCAAGACTTCTCGAGGAGCTGGGAGCCCCTGCCGATTTCGTTCCTCCCAGCTTTGTTGCTGAGAGTTTGATTGATCATTTCCCGGTATCCGGCTGGGGGTTAACCATGCTTCTGCCCAGGGTTCAGCACGGTGGCAGAACGGTCTTGGCAGATGCCTTCGGTGAAGCGGGGGTGCGCGTCGTGGAGGTTGCTGCCTACGACTCCCGCTGCCCAGACCACATTGCGGAACCAGCCGCCACGGCCCTAGCCGATGGTGCCGTGGATGTGATCGCCTTCACCAGTGGTAAGACCGCAACGCATACCGCCCAGCTCATGGAGAGACGCTTCGGAAGCGAATGGGAACAACATTTTAACGGAGTGGCCGTGGTGTCGATCGGTCCTCAAACCAGCCGCTGCTGCCGTGAGCACTTCGGCCGAGTGGATGCAGAAGCCGACCCGCACGACCTAGAAGGATTGGTGGAGGCCTGCGCTCAAGCGATACAGAGCAAATCCTGA
- a CDS encoding SRPBCC family protein — translation MGRWLENTVTTEVQASAEKVWAVWSDLEAMPKWMRWIESVKTQKDDPDLTDWILAAQGFRFTWKARITQRVEEQQLHWASVGGLPTKGAVRFYPQTQDCTVVKLSVSYELPRVLAPLMDPSILGGIVTKELQANLDRFRDLVEVVD, via the coding sequence ATGGGACGCTGGCTAGAAAATACGGTCACAACGGAAGTCCAGGCTTCTGCAGAGAAGGTTTGGGCGGTGTGGAGCGACCTTGAGGCGATGCCGAAGTGGATGCGCTGGATCGAATCGGTGAAAACCCAAAAAGATGATCCCGATCTCACTGATTGGATTTTGGCGGCCCAGGGTTTTCGTTTCACCTGGAAAGCGCGGATTACCCAGCGGGTAGAAGAGCAACAACTGCACTGGGCATCCGTCGGTGGGCTGCCTACCAAGGGTGCTGTGCGCTTTTACCCCCAGACGCAGGACTGCACCGTGGTGAAGCTGAGCGTGAGTTACGAACTCCCCAGGGTCTTGGCACCGTTGATGGACCCAAGCATCTTGGGTGGGATTGTGACGAAGGAGCTTCAGGCGAATCTTGACCGTTTCCGTGATTTGGTGGAAGTCGTCGACTAA
- the zds gene encoding 9,9'-di-cis-zeta-carotene desaturase: protein MRVAIVGSGLAGLTAAVDLVDAGHEVNLYEARPFMGGKVGSWEDPDGNHIEMGLHVFFFNYANLFALMKKVGAFENLLPKDHTHLFVNEGGDLRELDFRFPIGAPFNGLKAFFTTPQLSWIDKLRNALALGTSPIVRGLVDYEGAMRTIRALDSVSFQDWFVGHGGSPESIRRMWNPIAYALGFIDCEAISARCMLTIFMMFASKTEASKLNLLKGSPHRWLTGPILDYIQARGAKLHLRHRVKDVQFSDGENPVVTGLLLGTPEGETKVEADIYLAACDVPGIQKLLPEAWRKFPQFEAIHQLEAVPVATVQLRYDGWVTELNEEHESQRRDLNNPTGLNNLLYTADADFSCFADLALASPEDYRKEGEGSLLQCVLTPGDPWIPKSVDEIVAHTDRQVRALFPSAHNLKLTWSNVVKLAQSLYREAPGMEPYRPDQRTPIGNFFLAGSYTKQDYIDSMEGATMSGHLAAAAILDQPVRLATNAAVA, encoded by the coding sequence GTGCGGGTCGCGATTGTCGGTTCCGGTCTCGCTGGCCTTACCGCAGCAGTAGATCTTGTCGATGCGGGCCATGAGGTGAACCTCTACGAGGCACGTCCTTTTATGGGCGGCAAGGTAGGCAGTTGGGAAGACCCCGATGGCAACCACATCGAGATGGGGCTCCACGTCTTCTTCTTCAACTACGCCAATCTCTTCGCCTTGATGAAGAAGGTGGGGGCTTTCGAAAATCTCCTGCCGAAGGACCACACCCATTTGTTCGTGAATGAGGGCGGTGACTTACGTGAACTTGATTTTCGCTTCCCGATTGGTGCTCCGTTCAATGGTCTGAAGGCGTTTTTCACAACGCCGCAGCTCAGTTGGATCGACAAGCTGCGCAACGCCCTAGCGCTAGGTACCAGCCCAATCGTGCGTGGGTTGGTGGACTACGAGGGTGCGATGCGTACGATTCGCGCCTTGGATTCAGTCAGCTTCCAGGATTGGTTTGTGGGCCATGGCGGGAGTCCTGAGAGCATTCGACGGATGTGGAATCCAATTGCGTATGCGCTGGGATTCATCGATTGCGAGGCGATTTCGGCCCGCTGCATGCTCACGATTTTCATGATGTTTGCTTCGAAAACCGAAGCATCGAAGTTGAATTTGCTTAAGGGGTCACCCCATCGCTGGCTTACGGGTCCAATCCTCGACTACATCCAGGCCCGTGGCGCCAAATTGCATTTGCGCCATCGGGTGAAAGATGTTCAGTTTTCGGACGGTGAAAATCCAGTCGTGACAGGTCTTTTGTTGGGAACACCGGAGGGTGAAACTAAGGTTGAAGCTGATATTTATTTGGCCGCATGTGACGTTCCGGGCATCCAGAAACTATTGCCCGAGGCTTGGCGCAAATTCCCTCAATTCGAGGCAATTCACCAGCTTGAAGCCGTACCAGTGGCCACGGTGCAGCTGCGTTACGACGGGTGGGTGACGGAACTCAATGAAGAGCATGAGAGCCAGCGTCGAGATCTCAACAACCCCACCGGGTTAAACAACTTGCTCTACACGGCTGATGCGGATTTCAGCTGTTTTGCTGATCTCGCTCTCGCTAGTCCCGAGGATTACCGCAAAGAGGGGGAGGGATCGCTTTTGCAATGTGTGCTCACACCAGGTGATCCTTGGATCCCCAAGTCGGTGGATGAAATTGTTGCCCATACAGATCGCCAGGTGCGCGCTCTTTTTCCCTCCGCTCACAACCTGAAGCTCACCTGGAGCAATGTTGTGAAACTGGCTCAATCGTTGTATCGCGAGGCTCCTGGTATGGAGCCCTATCGCCCCGATCAGCGCACCCCCATTGGTAATTTCTTTTTGGCTGGCAGTTACACCAAGCAGGACTACATCGACTCCATGGAAGGGGCCACGATGAGTGGCCATTTGGCGGCCGCTGCCATTCTCGATCAGCCGGTCAGGTTGGCGACCAACGCAGCGGTGGCCTAG
- a CDS encoding iron-sulfur cluster assembly accessory protein, whose protein sequence is MTTTPTTMPAHTAKDGKGILITEPAMQQLAKLCGEQGTNQVLRVGVRSGGCSGMSYTMDFVPASDTLDDDESYDYESSDGQGFRVICDPKSLLYIYGMQLDFSTALIGGGFNFTNPNATQTCGCGSSFAV, encoded by the coding sequence ATGACCACCACACCCACCACGATGCCGGCCCATACCGCCAAAGACGGCAAGGGCATTTTGATTACAGAACCGGCAATGCAACAGCTAGCAAAGCTCTGCGGAGAGCAAGGCACCAATCAGGTTCTGCGCGTTGGTGTGCGCTCCGGTGGCTGCAGCGGCATGAGCTACACGATGGATTTCGTGCCTGCCTCCGACACCCTGGACGACGACGAGAGCTACGACTACGAATCATCCGATGGCCAAGGTTTCCGTGTGATCTGTGATCCAAAGAGCCTGCTTTACATCTACGGCATGCAGTTGGACTTCAGTACCGCACTGATTGGCGGTGGCTTCAACTTCACCAACCCCAACGCCACGCAAACCTGCGGCTGTGGAAGTTCGTTCGCTGTTTGA
- a CDS encoding lipid-A-disaccharide synthase-related protein: MGRILLLSNGHGEDLSGSLLGSALRTLGHEVTALPLAGLGNPYAQATIPLLGSSHEFSTGGIGYTSLQGRLTELIQGQILYLLRRLLRLLRHAHRFDLIVVVGDVIPVIAAWLTRRPVATYLVAYSSHYEGQLRLPWPCKPMLSGKNFRAVFSRDQLTADDLSEQLGRPVQFLGNPFMDPVLLPTPSTANTPAQIGLLPGSRRPELEANLQLLLRMSAQLPDNMGISLELALVSSLDDTGLNRCAKGVGWQLRDGRLERHGCPAVRVRRGAFQAVLQQSDLVISMAGTAAEQAVGLAKPVLQLPGQGPQFTASFAEAQRRLLGPTVFCAPGDSGSQDNLSTSAQMALQLLKRIQHNIDFQQQCHTEAQRRLGSSGGGLRMASAIGGLCPSTAP, translated from the coding sequence ATGGGACGCATTCTTTTATTGAGTAATGGCCACGGCGAAGATCTGTCCGGATCGTTACTTGGTAGTGCGCTTCGGACCCTTGGCCATGAGGTCACCGCCCTTCCCCTAGCCGGCCTGGGAAACCCTTACGCCCAAGCCACGATCCCTTTACTGGGCAGCAGCCATGAATTCAGCACAGGCGGGATCGGATACACCAGCCTGCAGGGACGTCTGACAGAACTCATCCAAGGACAAATTCTGTATCTGCTGCGTCGTCTGCTTCGCCTCCTACGGCACGCCCATCGGTTTGATCTGATTGTGGTGGTGGGAGACGTGATTCCTGTGATTGCTGCGTGGCTCACCCGTCGTCCAGTGGCGACCTATCTCGTGGCCTACTCCAGCCATTACGAGGGCCAGCTTCGACTGCCCTGGCCCTGTAAGCCCATGCTGTCTGGAAAGAATTTTCGTGCCGTTTTCAGCCGGGATCAACTCACTGCAGACGATCTGAGTGAACAGCTGGGACGACCTGTGCAATTTCTCGGCAATCCTTTTATGGACCCGGTGTTGCTCCCAACACCATCGACAGCCAACACTCCAGCACAAATCGGTCTGCTACCCGGCAGCCGTCGCCCAGAGCTGGAGGCCAACCTCCAGTTGCTTCTCAGGATGAGCGCTCAACTCCCGGACAACATGGGGATCTCACTTGAGTTAGCCCTCGTTTCCAGCCTTGATGACACGGGTTTAAATCGTTGTGCAAAAGGTGTTGGCTGGCAACTTCGGGATGGTCGACTTGAGCGCCATGGATGCCCTGCCGTTCGGGTTCGTCGTGGGGCCTTTCAAGCGGTTTTACAACAGAGTGATCTCGTGATCAGCATGGCCGGCACGGCAGCCGAACAGGCCGTTGGCCTAGCCAAACCAGTTCTGCAACTTCCAGGCCAGGGGCCCCAGTTCACAGCATCCTTTGCTGAAGCGCAGCGACGCCTTCTCGGACCCACAGTGTTCTGCGCCCCAGGCGATAGCGGAAGTCAGGACAACCTTTCCACCTCTGCACAAATGGCCTTACAGCTGCTGAAGCGAATCCAGCACAACATTGACTTCCAACAGCAGTGCCACACCGAAGCACAGCGCAGGTTGGGCAGCAGCGGAGGAGGCCTGAGAATGGCTTCAGCCATTGGCGGCCTTTGTCCATCAACAGCACCATGA
- a CDS encoding TIGR01777 family oxidoreductase, with protein MRLLLLGCTGFVGRELVPALLEADHQLTLVSRRLARGYEAERADGRLMWLQLDPSKSVSWQTPELVKALSTSDAVVNLAGEPIAEKRWTAPHRKVLEDSRLETTRFLVDAMVALASPPAVLINASAIGFFGTSPTAKFVESSPAGADFLASLCQRWETAASAVPNSVRQVSLRIGIVLASDGGALGKMLPIFRTGFGGPIGSGKQWMSWIHRSDLCGLIQTALTDQSWSGVVNAVAPEPVSMTVFSKQLGRSLNRPSLLPVPGPVLQLLLGDGAKVVLEGQQVASERLDSLGFSFRYPTLASALAAATS; from the coding sequence ATGCGTCTGTTGCTGCTTGGCTGCACTGGCTTTGTTGGCCGTGAGCTGGTCCCAGCCTTGTTGGAGGCGGATCATCAGCTCACGTTGGTGAGCCGACGCTTGGCGCGGGGCTACGAGGCAGAACGCGCCGATGGACGACTCATGTGGTTGCAGCTGGATCCCTCTAAATCTGTTTCATGGCAAACCCCTGAGCTGGTTAAGGCCCTCTCCACTTCGGATGCCGTCGTGAATCTGGCCGGTGAGCCCATCGCCGAAAAACGTTGGACAGCCCCCCATCGCAAGGTGTTGGAAGACAGTCGCTTGGAGACAACCCGCTTTTTGGTCGATGCGATGGTCGCTTTAGCGTCACCCCCGGCTGTTTTGATCAATGCATCAGCGATCGGCTTTTTTGGCACCAGCCCCACCGCCAAATTTGTCGAGTCCAGTCCAGCAGGGGCCGATTTCCTCGCCTCGTTGTGTCAACGCTGGGAGACGGCTGCTTCCGCAGTGCCAAATTCTGTCCGTCAGGTGAGCCTTCGGATCGGCATCGTTTTGGCTTCTGATGGCGGTGCACTCGGAAAAATGTTGCCCATTTTTCGCACTGGTTTTGGTGGGCCGATTGGAAGTGGCAAGCAATGGATGAGCTGGATCCATCGCAGCGATCTATGCGGCCTGATTCAGACAGCGCTGACTGATCAGTCTTGGTCTGGTGTGGTGAATGCGGTGGCGCCGGAACCCGTGTCGATGACTGTGTTCTCGAAGCAGTTGGGACGCAGCCTTAATCGCCCCAGCCTTTTGCCTGTTCCCGGACCCGTGCTGCAGCTTCTCCTTGGCGATGGTGCCAAGGTCGTGCTTGAAGGTCAGCAGGTGGCCTCTGAGCGGCTGGACTCCTTGGGATTTAGCTTCCGCTACCCGACCTTGGCTTCAGCCCTCGCCGCTGCCACCAGCTAA
- a CDS encoding cation:proton antiporter has protein sequence MKSVIRPAARLASLGVLLTAGLLTLIGVGALIVQGKWQVGLLAQVLFVGAMLSSTDASAALSLLRPLAGRLPQRVLDLIEMESTINDPMAVVLANVALALAGGTGLATADLVTDVIRQFLLGGLLGFIGGSMISQLLMGSQSLTRGSMLPVVSLALLLVLSGGTTLMGGSPLLAAYVAGLVLGNSRAAAQEVLEEAHSSFAKMAELLLFLCLGLVVAPQNVVEAAGWALLLVLAMQLVRWLMVQLLLLRADFQSSEKRFVAWTGLRGAVPIAMAIQAWASPAPWGKLMPPLALAVVLFGLLLQGFALAPIAHRLGLVLPSEEAEPT, from the coding sequence ATGAAATCTGTGATCCGACCAGCAGCTCGGCTCGCCAGTCTTGGTGTGTTGCTGACGGCTGGGTTGCTCACGCTGATTGGCGTGGGGGCTCTCATCGTCCAGGGGAAATGGCAGGTGGGATTGCTCGCTCAGGTGTTGTTTGTTGGGGCCATGTTGAGCAGTACAGATGCTTCAGCAGCCCTTTCACTGTTGCGACCACTGGCTGGTCGCTTGCCTCAGCGGGTCCTCGATTTGATCGAAATGGAATCCACCATTAACGATCCAATGGCGGTGGTTTTGGCCAATGTTGCCTTGGCCTTAGCCGGTGGGACGGGTTTGGCCACAGCCGATTTGGTGACGGATGTGATCCGGCAATTCCTTTTGGGTGGACTGCTTGGATTTATTGGCGGCAGCATGATTTCCCAGCTGCTGATGGGCAGTCAATCGCTCACCCGGGGCTCCATGCTGCCGGTGGTGAGCTTGGCTCTCCTGTTGGTGTTGTCAGGGGGCACAACGTTGATGGGCGGAAGTCCGCTCTTGGCGGCCTATGTGGCGGGCCTTGTGTTGGGCAATAGCCGTGCTGCCGCCCAAGAGGTGCTCGAAGAAGCCCATTCCAGCTTCGCGAAAATGGCTGAGCTGCTGCTTTTTTTATGTCTGGGCTTGGTTGTCGCCCCCCAAAATGTTGTTGAGGCTGCCGGATGGGCTCTCCTTCTGGTGCTGGCGATGCAGCTGGTGCGGTGGCTGATGGTGCAGCTGTTGTTGCTTCGAGCGGATTTTCAAAGCAGTGAAAAACGCTTTGTGGCATGGACGGGTTTACGTGGGGCGGTTCCCATTGCAATGGCAATTCAGGCTTGGGCATCGCCCGCCCCCTGGGGGAAGTTGATGCCACCCCTCGCCTTGGCCGTGGTGTTGTTTGGCTTGCTACTTCAAGGATTTGCATTGGCGCCGATCGCCCATCGTTTGGGGCTGGTGTTGCCGTCGGAAGAAGCGGAACCCACTTAA
- a CDS encoding NAD(P)H-quinone oxidoreductase subunit O, giving the protein MADSDTSAPAKAKPAALRKGALVKVNRKAYSASIEAAASDPTPPDYIFDGPGELLVVKGDYGQVRWNRPVPDVWLRMDQLEAYS; this is encoded by the coding sequence ATGGCCGACTCCGACACCAGCGCACCCGCGAAAGCCAAACCGGCAGCCCTACGAAAAGGTGCGCTGGTGAAAGTGAACCGGAAGGCCTATTCCGCCAGCATCGAAGCTGCTGCCAGTGATCCCACACCACCGGACTACATCTTTGATGGTCCTGGAGAACTGCTTGTCGTGAAGGGTGACTACGGACAAGTGCGCTGGAATCGCCCCGTACCGGACGTATGGCTACGCATGGATCAGTTAGAGGCCTACTCCTGA